TTCCCCTTGGGCTGCCACCCGAACCCCGCTGGCTTCCCGTCATAAACGGGACCGGCTTCGACTTGCCCGCAACCGGTGCCGTCGCAATCCATCGGGGTGCCGTGGTCCAGTTCGGCCGGTCGCAGGTGAACTTCGATCTCGGGGTCAGCAGTGTGGTCAGCGGACCCGACGGGTGGGTGTACGGAGTTGGATGCAACGTGGTGGCCCCGGCCGAGGAACTCCGCACGCGGCGGTGTCTGTTTCGGATCCGCCCATCGGGTGGGGCTCTGGAGGTCTTGGGCGATCTCGGGGAGGTGCCAGTGAATGCGGACCTGGCATGCCTCTCGGCACCCGCCGCAGGCTTCGTCTTCGCCGCAGGACCCGACCTGCACCGGTTCAATACAGCGGACGGCACGCTGACCTGGGTGCATCTGGATGCACGCCTGGAAGCCCGCGACGGAGGAGTCGCCATCCGATTTCCAGAGATTCCGCATGTGACCTATACCGTCTGGCAGTCCGACACCCTGGAAGCGCCGGACTGGGAGCAGATCCACTTCGAATACGCAGCAGAATGGCCCCGGCCTTACCTGGTGAATCCGGATGCTCCGGGAGCCGCGCGGTTCTTCCGCATCGAAGCGCGCAGCCGGCGGTGAAATCGAACTTATGACCCCAACCAATCCGAACGCCACCCCGGCCGCCAAGCTGCATCGGCTCGGGGTGTTGTTCGTCCACGGGATTGGCGAACAACTCCGCGGGGAGACCCTGCGCGCCGTCGTGGATCCGGTCGTGAAGAGTCTGGATCTGTGGCTCCATGGTGCCGCCCGCTGCCGCGCCGAAGCGGTCGGAACGGATGCCGCGCAGGCTTGGGCCGCCGCCATGCCGGACCGCATCGGCTCGTTGGCGACGTCTGCACGGATCCGCGAGCAGGCGCTCGAGATGGCATGGTCAGGGGAGTGGAGTACCGCCCGGCTTTCCGCAGCTCAGAAGGCAGCGGTCCTGGCGGGTCCGTTCTGGTCGGGCGGGGCCACGCTCAGCGACGCGGTCGCACCCGAGGACGCCGATGGACCTCCGCACTCCGTGCTGCACCTGCACACCGTCGGTGAACACTACGACGTGCATGAGGGCACGGCGTTGCTGGCCGAATGCTGGTGGGCGCGCAGCTTTGTGCCGGCCGGTCCGTGGGCGCTGACGGGCTGGACCTTCCGCGTGCTGCCGCTGGCCGTCGGCATGCACTTCGGCGACATCGTCCGTCGGCACTTCTCACAGGCCGCCGATGCGCCGGTCGGACGGCTGCGTCGCGCCTGGCATGCCGCGGCGGCGCTGCTGGCGCTTGTTGCTCTGCTGATCGCGGTGCCACTCACCCTACCCATCCAGGGCCTGTTGATGGCGATCGCCCTGCTCGCGTTGGTGCCGATCAGCGCCGTACGCGACCTGGCCCGCAGCCTTCAGTCGTCCATGGTTGGAGCGCTTGGGGACAGCTACCTCCTGGTGGCAAGTCCGGTCTCGAGAGCGATGATTGTCGGGCGCTGCACGCGCAATTTGGAGTGGCTCTGCGATCGCTGCGACACGGTGTTGTTGGTGGCGCACTCCCAGGGCTGCGCGGTGAGCTATCTGGCGCTGACCTCCAGCCTGCCCGCGGAGCTGCGGGAGGTCACCTGGATCGGCTCCGGTCTGCGCAAACTGGAAGTCCTGCGCTCGGCGGAGCGGGACGACACGATCGTGACCGCCGGCTGGATGGTCGCCACCATGCCGTTCGTGCTTTGGTCGCAGATCACCGCGATCCAGGAGAACGGACTGTCATGGGGCAATGTCATCGTCACCCTGCTCGCGGTCGGCTTCTACCTGTATGGGATCGTTCGGCTGGTGCTCATCCTGCGCGTCGGGGCGACCGCCGCCTGGTTCCAGTCGTGGCAGACACTCGGTGTGCGACTGAGCGAGATCTACGCGACCCATGACCCGGTGCCGCACGGCCCACTGTTCGACCAGACCACCGCGCGGCACGGCGAACTGCCGTCGCAACCCGTCAACAACCAGGCCTCCTGGGTCAGTGACCATACCGCGTACTGGCGCAACACGGAGCAGGTCGTACTGCCGCTCGGCCTGCGCATCGCCGCTGCGCTGGGCGTGCCGGTTGACCGCTTGCTCGCGAGCGATTCGGATCTGCTCGCGCGCGCCACCCGCAGACGAACCCACCGCGTCCAGGCCCTGGTGCTGTTGCGCGCCATCACGCTGCTCGGCGGCATCGGGTTGATCTGGCTCGAGGCGGACCCGTTCGTCCATGCCGGGCGGGCCCTGATGGCATGGGCCGCGGGTACGATTGGCTTCGACGCAGGCACCGGGACAGGAGTCAGCCAGGTGCTGTGGGCGTGCATGCGAACCGCCGCCTGGGTGGTGCTCCCGTGGCTGGCCCTCGTGACGGCCTGGCGCGGTTGGGAGGCGCACGAGCAACGCTGCGTGCTCCTGCGCCGACCGCCCAGCTCCTTCATTGAATTTGCCCTGGTGGCCGTCCTGGTGGCTGCTGCGGCGGTGCCCGCCGGGCGCGCCGCCGCGGTGGCTTGGGGCGACCCAGGTGCCGGGGCGGCCATCGCGGTGATCCTCGTCGGCTCCATTTTTGTCGCGGTGATGTACGTGCTTTCAGCGCAAGTGCCGCACCGCGCTTTCGGCTTCGATGGCAGGAAATAGGATGCAGCGGCTGGGAACCGCGGCTGCTGCGAAGACCTGTCCGGGTGCGCCGCGAAAAGGCGCACCCGGACAGGACGCTAAAGGCCAAACTTTCTAAGAAGGCGGTTGAACCATTCGCGGCCGGATCCCTTCGGCAGTGCGGCGTGAGCGACCACCACTTTTATGTGAAAATCGGGATGGAGCGGGTGAAATCGAATGCCCAGCACCTCGGGAAGCTGCGCGTCCGAAGGCATTTCCGCGAACTCCCGGCCGGACCGTTGTGACGCGTACCGGTCCGGGTGCATGACTTCGATGATGACGTTGAACCTTCGGTCACCAGCCAACCCTTCACGAAAAAGGGTCAAGCGGTTCATCCCGGAACGATCGTGTTCTGACGCCAGCATTTCTGTACCGAGCAAAAGGACCGGATGCCCGCCGAGCATTTCCTCGCTGAGGAAGTGGTGCAAATGGAGCAGGACCGCCCTTTCTGCATCCTGCGAGATGCGGTCCAAGTCGGGTTTGGCAACAGTGCAGCCGGTAAGGACGAGGAGGCCCAGACACAATCCAAGATTCCAACAAATCGGACTGTTCGAAAACGGTTTCGCCGACGCTCCGCGGGTGACAGAGAATTGCCATTCAGCTGAGCTCACTGCCCCAGACTTAGCGACGAGCTTGCCGGGTTTCCAAGTCCCATTTCGGGATTGGACCGGGCAGCAGGGGCCGGAATCGCCGGTTCCCGGCGGCGTTCCATCCCCGGATCTCACCCGCCACCCCAACCAGGCACAACTCCGGACGGCACACGGCCATGCGGCCGTTGAAGCGCCCGTGAATGCGCAGCGTCCCCGATCCTCTCCGTGCCTCACCTTGCCCGCCACGCTGTGCCCTAGGGTCGGGTCCTGCCCGGGCCGGCACGGGTCAGGCTGCCGCAGATCACTTTTCTGCCGCCGGAGGCGCCGCCCGGGTGCCTTCCGGACCGAACACCTGGGCCACCTGTTCCAAGAGAACGCGACGCACCTCCTCAATGGCCTCGGGCGTCCCTTGGACACTGTGGCCGCTGCGGATCACGAGTTCCGATTCCGCGAAATCCACCCGGGCACTTTGAAAGCTCACGACGCCGTCCGATCCCGACTCCGGATCACCCGTGCCGCGAACGGCGATGATCGAGTGGGCCTTCACCCCGGGGACCGGGGTCAGGTCGGCAAGGGCGAGCAGCAGCGGGTTGTCGGGGGCCATGCTGTCCAGACTTGTGGGAACCCGGTTGCGCACTCCCGGAGGGAATTGGACATGCTCCCGGTCGTCCCCCAGGCCTTGGATCAACTCGGCGAGTTCTCCGGGAAGCCGCATGAAGCGGGCCGCCAACCGGCGCGCAAAGGCACTGGCGCGGTAGCTTCCCCGATGGGGCGTTGCCACAAACACCACCCGGCGGACGTAGGGAACCGGCTCGAAGAAGAAATTCCGCGCCACACCGGCCCGCTGGGCCTCCGTCAGCTCAAACGCGTCCAACGCGCGGCTGGTGACCGAGCGCCATAAAGCATCGCCGGGGTCCACCACGGCCAGCTTGGCCAGCAGGCCGCCCTGGCTGTGCCCCACCACCACCATTTCGCGGACGATGGGATCCCGACCTTCCGGATCCAAGTCCTGCACGGCGGCCCTCAGCGACTCGCGAAACGCGGCCGCGGACAGGGTCAGGGGATTCCCCGTGTTGTACACGTAGTTCCAGAACTGGCACCGACGCGCCAGCACGGGATCCGCCGCCAGTGTGTTCCACATCTCCGCCCACCAGACGGGGCTGCTGAAGGTGCCGTGAACGAACACCACGGGAATCCGACCCGGCCGATACGGCAGGACGGGATGGATGCCATTGGGCACCCGCTGTTGGGATGAAAAAAACTGCATCCGCCCCACCCGCCAGACGAAACGATCGGTCAGCAGGTGCGCCAGCGGCGCGGTGGTGTCCGTTTGCAGGGGCACCGTCCGGCCATCCACGTCCACCGTGGGCCCATCAAAGCCTGAGTGCAGTTCGAGCACCCCCTGGAGCCTGCCCTCGCTCCACTCTTTCGTGTCGCCGTGCACCCGGAGGAACAGGGTCAACGGGATCCGGCGCTCCAGGTCCGGCACGTCAGTGTTCGGCGTGATGGCGATCAACGGCGCGCCAAGGCCGGGCTCGCGGTTGCGGACGGTCAGACCCCGCACGCGGAACCGATCGGCTGCCAGCAACTGCTCGATCTCGTCCGCCCGGACCGGCAGGTCCGGGGATGGCTGAACATCCAGCGAAATCGGGCCGACCGGCAGCGTCCGAGCACCGGCCTCCAAGACCACCACCGGATTGGTTTCGCCCGCCGGGGAGAGACCTTCCGCGAGGCCCCGGTTGTACACCTCGCACGCCATCCGGAATCGCGGGTCGAACGGACTGGGCGGCTTTTCCCGACTGGCGCTCACCAGATACAGGTGGGCGTAAATCGCAGCGGACAAGTAGTAATCCCGGGCCTGTCGCGGCACCCAGGGCCGGGGACTGCGGGCGGACTGCTCCGCCTGGGCGTAGTTCAGTTCGGCGAGCGCACTCAGCAGGTCGCGGCGGTCGTCCAGCAGCGCCCGCTGATGCAGCGCGAGCAGCGTTTCTTCCGGGGCCCGGGTGTACTGACGATGCAGGCCAAACCGGCCCAGGACTTCCCGTGTCTCATTGCTGAGTTCGGGACTGCCCAGTGCCGTCCGGGTCTCCTCACGGAAGCTCTGACGTGGAGAAACCTTTTCCGCGCCAATGGGGATCGCGCAACCGCCCGACCCGCCGATCGCTGCCAACAGCACGACACCGGAGCACAAGGACGCAAAGGTGGGGGTATTGAGGCGACCGGAAGCGATCGGCATGACCGATGGTCCCCCGACGAGGTTGGGCAGGGACAGGAGTTTCTGGCCGCGTCTTCATCGGCTGCCGGAACCTGGCCGCGGTCCACGATCCGCACGGCGTCACCCACATCGTCCAGGTCGCGGTGCTCAATACCTTCAGCCCATCGTCAGATTGACCGGCGAGAAATAACGCCCAGCCCGGATTTCGTTGGCGCGCGCGGGATTCGGGATCGAGCAGGATCAACTTCTGTGCGGCAGCGATCACCTCCGCGTTACGCCTCGCGACAGTCAAATTGTCGGGACCACCAGGGACAGGACACCTGTCGGTGGCTCTGGCGACTCCAGTTCGCCTCTGGTTTGGGCCGCCCGGTCGGGGGCTTGTTCAGATCGCTTCCGCGGGAAATGAAGGACAGACTCCACCCGGCTCGCTAATAGCTGTCCTGTCCCTTGCCCGTCTCGCCGAGGGCGGTGGACGAGGCGGGGCGAAGTGCGTCGGTCGGCACCACCGTTTCAGATGCTGCGGAGTCCATCACCACAGTGTGCCAGATCATTGGGGTCCGAAATCCGACGGAATTCTCTTGGCGAGGAGGGCCGGACCGTTGCGACACTCCGCCGGTCGCATGCCCTTCACGCGTGTCTTCGCGGACCAGACGCAACACCCGCTCCTTCCCACCGCGGTGCTGGTCCGCCTGACCAGATTGAGCGTGGCGGGATCCCCAGCACCCACCTCCCCTCTGGAAGTGGCCCAGTTGAATCAGCGGCCCTGGGAGGAAGTCGTGCAGGAATTCCACGAGTCCGGCGCCAGTCCTGATGCCACCCGCCGTTTGCGGGACGCCCATCGCGAATTCGGGAAGTGCTTTTCCGACCTGAGGCGGGTCTTGCCGGAAGTCTCGACTGTGACGGGTTGTCACGAACTCAGCGTGGATCGCCTCGCCCGGGCGCTGTTCGCCTTCCGGTTGGTCGCCGAATGTCTGGAAGTGCTCACACCGCCCCAGGTTTCCTACGAACAGGGGCCACAAGGCACGGTGGACGTGCTGGAGAGTTTCACCCAGGCTTTTCGCCGAATCGTGGGAGCCACCTGGTCCGTGCTGTTCCCTGCGGACCAAATGTCACTCGTGGCCGATGCGTCGGCGCAGTTCTGGGTGGCCTGCCTGCACCACGCGCGCCCGGACGAGATGGCTTCGGGCTTCATTGGCTACTTCCGCCTCCCTCACGCCGACCGCTTTCGGGCACTCAATTCCGGGTTGGTGCCCGACCGCACCTTGCGGGTTCGGGACGTGATCAGCGAGCACGTGAATTCCGCTCACGACCGGCTCCGCCAGCTGCACGAAGCGGTGGCCGCCGGGGTTCGGGAAGGGCCCGAACGGCTCTTCGCGGAAATGACCCGGCAGGCGATGAAAATCGGATTGCCTCCGCTGGTCATGCAATTCTGCCACTACCTGATGCGCGAGGCCTGCGACGCCCTGGCAGGACTCGATGGACATCT
The sequence above is drawn from the Verrucomicrobiia bacterium genome and encodes:
- a CDS encoding alpha/beta hydrolase; the protein is MPIASGRLNTPTFASLCSGVVLLAAIGGSGGCAIPIGAEKVSPRQSFREETRTALGSPELSNETREVLGRFGLHRQYTRAPEETLLALHQRALLDDRRDLLSALAELNYAQAEQSARSPRPWVPRQARDYYLSAAIYAHLYLVSASREKPPSPFDPRFRMACEVYNRGLAEGLSPAGETNPVVVLEAGARTLPVGPISLDVQPSPDLPVRADEIEQLLAADRFRVRGLTVRNREPGLGAPLIAITPNTDVPDLERRIPLTLFLRVHGDTKEWSEGRLQGVLELHSGFDGPTVDVDGRTVPLQTDTTAPLAHLLTDRFVWRVGRMQFFSSQQRVPNGIHPVLPYRPGRIPVVFVHGTFSSPVWWAEMWNTLAADPVLARRCQFWNYVYNTGNPLTLSAAAFRESLRAAVQDLDPEGRDPIVREMVVVGHSQGGLLAKLAVVDPGDALWRSVTSRALDAFELTEAQRAGVARNFFFEPVPYVRRVVFVATPHRGSYRASAFARRLAARFMRLPGELAELIQGLGDDREHVQFPPGVRNRVPTSLDSMAPDNPLLLALADLTPVPGVKAHSIIAVRGTGDPESGSDGVVSFQSARVDFAESELVIRSGHSVQGTPEAIEEVRRVLLEQVAQVFGPEGTRAAPPAAEK